The [Clostridium] scindens ATCC 35704 nucleotide sequence GTTCTTCCGAAAAGCTGGACGTTATCGCCGGACAATTGGAACTGGAGCTCATCTTTAACGAAGCGGAAGCTTTGACTGAGACGCTTTATGTTGTCGAACCTAGGGAAGAAGATGTGATCCAGGTCACGCGCCGGAAGAAAAAAGGAAAGCGCGAGGCAGATCTTAAGGATCTTCCTGTGGAAGTGATCCCTCATACCATTCCAGAAGCAAAGCTGCAGGAAATTTTTGGCTCCGTTGGATGGAAGCAGCTCCCGGATGAAGTTTATAAAAGAGTCCGGGTTCAGCCGGCAGTCTACACGGTGGAAGAACATCATGTGGCCGTGTATGCAGGAAAAGATAATCAGACGATTGTCAAAGCGGACCGACCAAGGGAATTGCTCCGCAACAGCATTCTGACACCGTCTCTGGGTGCAAGCATCATGAATGCCAAGTATGTCAATGGACTGCCTTTATACCGGATCAGCCAGGAGTTCCAGAGAAACGACATCCATATCTCCCGGCAGGTAATGGCGAACTGGATGATCCAGTGTGCGGACCGGTATCTGGGACCGCTTTATGATTACCTTCATAACAGGATGTACCATTTCCATGTGCTGCAGGCCGACGAGACTCCGGTTAAGGTATCGAAGGATGGGCGCCCGGCAAACAGTAAGAGTTACATGTGGGTCTACCGGACGGGAAAGGGATATAGTGATCCCCCCATTATCCTGTATGAATACCAGAAGACCCGGAAAGCAGACCATCCGCGGGAATTCCTGAAAGGATTTACAGGCACTGTTGTCTGTGACGGATACTCCGCCTACCGGAAGCTGGACCGGGAAAGCGAAACCATCGTTTTCGCAGGGTGCTGGACCCATGCGAGAAGGTATTTTGCCGATGCCCTGAAGGCATTGCCAAAAAAAGATCATCAGGCAGCCAAAGATACGATCGCTTACGAGGCAATCAAGCGGATTGGCGCCATCTACCATCTGGACAACCAGCTTGCTGATCTGAAGCCGGATGACCGTAAAAAACAGCGGCAGATCAATCTCAAACCTCTGGTGGAGGCTTTCTTTGTGTGGGCAAAAGAAATCCAGTTCTCCGGTCGCCTTACCAAGGGTAAAACTCTGGAAGGGATCAACTACTGCATCAATCAGGAAGAGGCATTAAAAGTATTCCTGGATGATGGTGAAGTCCCGCTTGATAATAACGCAACGGAAGGGGCTCTGCGCAGCTTCTGCCTGCACAAACATGCATGGAAGCTGATCGACAGTATTGACGGTGCACAATCCAGTGCGATCA carries:
- the tnpC gene encoding IS66 family transposase — its product is MQKIYSPEELNSFSRETLVAVILSMQNQLTQLNTNMERLIEQIASANNHRYGRSSEKLDVIAGQLELELIFNEAEALTETLYVVEPREEDVIQVTRRKKKGKREADLKDLPVEVIPHTIPEAKLQEIFGSVGWKQLPDEVYKRVRVQPAVYTVEEHHVAVYAGKDNQTIVKADRPRELLRNSILTPSLGASIMNAKYVNGLPLYRISQEFQRNDIHISRQVMANWMIQCADRYLGPLYDYLHNRMYHFHVLQADETPVKVSKDGRPANSKSYMWVYRTGKGYSDPPIILYEYQKTRKADHPREFLKGFTGTVVCDGYSAYRKLDRESETIVFAGCWTHARRYFADALKALPKKDHQAAKDTIAYEAIKRIGAIYHLDNQLADLKPDDRKKQRQINLKPLVEAFFVWAKEIQFSGRLTKGKTLEGINYCINQEEALKVFLDDGEVPLDNNATEGALRSFCLHKHAWKLIDSIDGAQSSAIIYSITETAKANHLNPFRYLEYILTVMKDHQEDTDYCFMEELLPWSEQLPEICISKTKTTNV